In a single window of the Panthera leo isolate Ple1 chromosome A1, P.leo_Ple1_pat1.1, whole genome shotgun sequence genome:
- the LOC122198664 gene encoding collagen alpha-1(I) chain-like — protein sequence MAAKRPYRNSKYSHGLLFGSTLQTARFNKLTPLPTSATPTPSRLDCLIRTKDLLALAGIPGRPIHTPTAKRPPRCYCWILTREVVASREIERSRAVGGPRAVRSALTLSRPGPRGWRRGAPGISAPKPRKNIKCSEMAHRLAGRQFGHVRGGGGFDPLRGASAGTLSCEPRIPWPPQARIQESPGVKETHLLNQRATSFLGSTPDPRVLSPPTPAPPHPHPPSFAAAPLSPSAPSRAATGSDDRYAPFRPTKPSPRDSVRLEGFPLGNFLLHEQLAPARYPPRISRLPDSPPPHLPTPREAEATHFGGPPHHPTAPKCDGNLAEGPPRWAPSNEARGAPRPRPRRRENKGPRGGAGANGGPRAAGAPGPRGRRGRRGAPPYRLWVPVPALGERGAAEGPGSQASSGRCLAAGGGSLPGSTAEPGARSELERCRRRRRRCRYCRRRRRCSLCISRARAPPPLPAQRPPPARPPAQPPSSRHPNPARARRPPGIPIPGRAVRLGVTCRTPSAHRDRGPRG from the exons ATGGCTGCCAAACGACCGTACAGAAACTCCAAGTACAGCCACGGCCTCCTTTTCGGAAGCACTTTACAAACTGCAAGATTTAACAAGTTAACGCCACTGCCCACAAGTGCCACCCCCACGCCCTCAAGATTGGACTGTTTAATTCG TACCAAGGATCTGCTAGCCCTGGCTGGAATCCCGGGGAGGCCGATCCACACCCCTACAGCAAAACGACCACCTCGATGCTACTGTTGGATTTTAACCCGCGAGGTAGTGGCCTCGAGGGAGATCGAG CGGAGCCGGGCCGTGGGGGGACCGCGCGCTGTCAGGTCCGCGCTCACACTCTCCCGGCCCGGGCCGCGAGGGTGGAGGCGAGGCGCCCCGGGCATCTCTGCACCGAAGCCtcgcaaaaatataaaatgctccGAGATGGCCCACAGGTTAGCGGGAAGGCAGTTCGGCCACGTCCGAGGCGGGGGGGGCTTTGATCCGCTCAGAGGTGCTTCGGCGGGCACATTGTCGTGTGAACCTCGCATTCCCTGGCCACCGCAGGCCAGGATTCAGGAGTCCCCCGGGGTCAAGGAAACCCATTTGCTGAACCAAAGAGCCACCTCCTTCCTTGGGAGCACACCAGATCCCCGTGTTCTTTCTCCCCCTactcccgccccaccccacccccaccctccatcttTCGCTGCTGCGCCCCTCTCTCCCAGCGCTCCCTCCCGGGCTGCGACGGGTTCCGATGACAGATACGCTCCCTTCCGCCCCACAAAACCGTCTCCTCGGGACTCGGTGCGTTTAGAGGGTTTCCCATTAGGCAATTTCCTCCTTCACGAGCAGCTGGCTCCCGCTCGCTACCCACCCCGCATCTCCCGTCTACCAGACTCGCCACCCCCGCACCTTCCCACCCCGCGAGAGGCTGAAGCCACCCACTTCGGGGGGCCCCCCCATCACCCCACAGCCCCGAAGTGCGACGGGAACCTCGCGGAGGGTCCCCCGCGTTGGGCGCCGTCTAACGAGGCCCGCGGCGCCCCACGCCCCCGGCCGCGGCGCCGAGAGAACAAAGGGCCTCGAGGTGGGGCGGGGGCGAACGGAGGCCCCCGGGCTGCCGGCGCCCCGGGTccgcgggggcggcggggccgcCGGGGCGCGCCTCCTTACCGGCTCTGGGTGCCTGTGCCGGCCCTGGGTGAGCGCGGTGCCGCCGAGGGGCCCGGGTCGCAGGCGTCGTCCGGCCGGTGCCTGGCCGCTGGCGGAGGCTCTCTCCCCGGCTCGACGGCGGAGCCCGGAGCGAGGAGCGAGTTGGagcgctgccgccgccgccgtcgccgctGCCGCtactgccgccgccgccgccgctgcagCCTCTGCATTTCTCGCGCTCgcgctccccctccccttcctgcccagcGCCCTCCCCCGGCGCGTCCGCCcgcccagcctccctcctcccgc CACCCCAATCCCGCTCGCGCGCGACGTCCGCCTGGGATTCCGATACCTGGACGGGCAGTGAGGTTGGGGGTGACCTGCCGAACCCCCTCAGCCCATCGAGACAGAGGTCCTCGGGGTTGA